A genomic window from Rattus norvegicus strain BN/NHsdMcwi chromosome 9, GRCr8, whole genome shotgun sequence includes:
- the Stk11ip gene encoding serine/threonine-protein kinase 11-interacting protein isoform X16: MDLSELYHLDISYNHLRLVPRMGPSGAALGTLILRANELRSLQGNTTPHPLTHNMPPQGLLSSAVGLEQLKNLRHLDVAYNLLEGHTELAPLWLLAELRKLYLEGNPLWFHPAHRATTAQYLSPRARDAAHGFLLDGKVLSLKDLQQTSESSRLGPMTQPLSWPVGSTTETSGGPELSDSLSSGGIVAQAPLRKVKSRVRVRRASISEPSDTDPELRTLDPSPAGWFVQQHRELELLASFRERFGCDWLQYRSHLETMGSPPLATIKTPALGTPPLDAQSLETARSPPAIGEDTKESPEKVSEEGREELEPHEEEREEQEREEGSREDLGEEEEQEQKAVEAELCRPMLVCPLQGTEGVQGRECFLRVTSAHLFEVGLQAAQTLERLELQSLVSAELQSETESQREPGSEGSGPPSGAPVLVLRFSYICPDRQLRCYAVLEPEAHEAIQELLAVLTPFTSVKDQQPGEAKDPQGPRFQCLRCSCEFKPQEPRLGLESDDGWKPLFQNTESPVVCPNCGSDHVVLLAVSGEVPNRERNQEEQSSDSACDLADHSGCPSVPDGIPPQASISHGCSSWNLSPTLGHTGFRSVDHRLRLFLDVEVFSDSEEEFQCCTKVPVVLAGHTRESLCLVVVSDRMLYLLKVTGPICGPPASWLEPTLAIPLQDLSGMELGLAGQSLRLEWAAGTGHCVLLPRDARQCRAFLEELTGVLQSLPRTQRNCISATEETVTPQHRLWPLLGKDTSAETPQFFYLRAFLAEGSSTCPVSLLLTLSTLYLLDEDPVRSHAESPLPVGSGEASEQPAPQGPGPSLQVREQQPLSSLSSVQLYRTSPLDLRLIFYDEVSRLESFWALRVVCGEQLTDLLAWIREPWEELFSIGLRTVTQEALDLDR; the protein is encoded by the exons ATG GACTTATCTGAGCTGTACCATTTGGACATCTCCTATAACCACCTGCGCTTGGTGCCAAGAATGGGACCGTCAGGGGCTGCTCTGGGGACTCTGATCCTGAGGGCCAATGAGCTTCGGAGCCTTCAGG GGAACACAACACCACACCCCCTCACCCACAACATGCCTCCACAAGGCCTTCTCTCCTCTGCCGTAGGCCTGGAGCAGCTGAAGAACCTGCGGCATCTCGATGTGGCCTATAACCTTCTAGAAGGACACACAGAGCTGGCACCACTATGGCTGCTGGCTGAGCTCCGTAAG CTCTATCTGGAAGGTAACCCTTTGTGGTTCCACCCTGCGCACCGGGCAACCACCGCTCAGTACTTGTCACCTCGGGCCAGAGATGCTGCTCATGGC TTCCTTCTTGATGGCAAGGTTTTGTCCCTGAAGGATCTTCAG CAGACTTCAGAATCTTCACGGCTTGGTCCCATGACCCAACCTTTGTCCTGGCCAGTGGGGAGTACCACTGAAACCTCAGGTGGCCCTGAGCTGAGTGATAGCCTCTCCTCAGGGGGCATTGTGGCCCAGGCTCCACTTCGTAAGGTTAAG AGCCGAGTCCGTGTGAGGCGGGCTAGCATCTCTGAGCCCAGTGACACAGACCCAGAGCTTCGAACTCTGGACCCCTCCCCGGCTG GGTGGTTTGTGCAGCAACACCGGGAACTTGAGCTGCTGGCCAGCTTCCGGGAGCGGTTTGGCTGTGACTGGCTGCAGTATAGGAGCCACCTGGAGACCATGGGGAGCCCCCCTCTTGCCACCATCAAGACTCCTGCCCTTGGAACCCCTCCTCTGGATGCCCAGAGCCTGGAGACTGCACGCAGCCCTCCAGCGATAGGGGAAGACACTAAGGAATCGCCAGAGAAGGTGtcagaggaaggcagggaggagctCGAGCCCCacgaagaagagagggaagagcaggagagagaagagggatcGAGAGAGGacctgggggaggaagaggagcaggagcagaaggcagTGGAAG CAGAGCTCTGTCGCCCCATGTTGGTGTGTCCCTTGCAGGGAACTGAGGGCGTGCAAGGAAGGGAGTGCTTTCTCCGGGTCACTTCTGCCCACTTGTTTGAAGTGGGACTCCAAGCAGCCCAGACTCTGGAGCGGCTGGAGCTACAGAGCCTGGTGTCAGCTGAGCTACAGTCAGAGACTGAAAGCCAGAGAGAACCAGGGTCTGAG GGCTCAGGCCCACCCTCTGGGGCTCCAGTTCTTGTTCTGCGCTTTTCCTACATTTGTCCCGACCGGCAGTTGCGTTGCTATGCTGTGCTGGAGCCAGAGGCCCATGAAGCCATCCAG GAGCTACTTGCTGTACTGACCCCATTCACCAGCGTGAAAGACCAGCAGCCTGGGGAGGCCAAGGACCCACAGGGGCCCAGATTCCAGTGCCTGCGCTGTAGCTGTGAGTTCAAGCCTCAGGAGCCCAGGTTGGGACTGGAGAGTGACGACGGCTGGAAGCCTCTGTTTCAAAATACAG AATCTCCTGTTGTGTGTCCAAACTGTGGGAGTGACCATGTGGTTCTCCTAGCTGTGTCTGGGGAAGTCCCTAATAGAGAGCGGAACCAGGAAGAACAATCATCAGATTCTGCCTGTGACCTTGCTGACCACAGTGGCTGTCCCAGTGTGCCTGACGGCATCCCACCTCAGGCATCCATATCCCATGGCTGCAGCAGCTGGAACCTCAGCCCGA CCCTTGGACACACAGGTTTTCGATCTGTGGACCACCGACTCCGGCTCTTCCTGGATGTTGAGGTGTTCAGTGACTCCGAGGAGGAGTTCCAGTGCTGCACCAAG GTGCCGGTGGTGTTAGCAGGCCACACGAGGGAGTCTCTGTGCCTTGTGGTTGTGTCTGACCGTATGCTTTACCTGTTGAAGGTGACAGGGCCCATCTG CGGGCCTCCTGCTAGCTGGCTTGAGCCCACCCTGGCCATTCCTCTGCAGGATCTGAGTGGCATGGAGCTTGGCCTTGCAGGCCAGAGCCTTCGTTTAGAGTGGGCAGCTGGGACTGGCCACTGTGTGCTGCTGCCCCGAGATGCCAGGCAGTGCCGTGCCTTCCTTGAGGAGCTCACTG GGGTTTTGCAGTCTCTGCCTCGTACCCAGAGGAACTGCATCAGTGCTACAGAGGAGACGGTGACCCCGCAGCATCGGCTCTG GCCATTGCTGGGGAAAGATACTTCCGCAGAGACGCCCCAGTTTTTCTACCTTCGCGCCTTCCTGGCTGAAG gCTCCTCTACCTGTCCTGTGTCCCTGTTGCTGACGTTGTCCACCTTGTACCTATTAGATGAAGACCCTGTAAGGTCCCATGCAGAATCTCCCCTCCCAGTGGGGTCTGGTGAAGCCTCTGAGCAGCCTGCTCCCCAGGGGCCAGGTCCTTCTTTGCAGGTCAGGGAGCAGCAACCACTCAGCAGTCTGAGCTCTGTGCAGCTGTATCGCACAAGCCCCTTGGACCTGCGGCTGATCTTCTACgatgag GTGTCTCGGCTGGAGAGTTTCTGGGCACTCCGTGTTGTGTGTGGGGAGCAGCTGACAGACCTGCTGGCCTGGATTCGGGAGCCCTGGGAAGAGTTGTTTTCCATTGGACTCCGGACAGTAACCCAGGAGGCTCTGGACCTCGACCGATAA
- the Stk11ip gene encoding serine/threonine-protein kinase 11-interacting protein isoform X1, producing the protein MTTAPRDSVVWKLAGLLRESGDAVLSGCSTLSLLTATLQQLNRVFELYLGPWGPGQTGFVALPSHPADSPVILQLQFLFDVLQKTLSLKLVHTPGVGLPGPIKIFPFKSLRQLELRGVPIHSLCGLRGIYSQLETLVCNRSIQALEELLSACGGDLCSALPWLALLSADFSYNALSNLDSSLRLLSALRFLNLSHNHIQDCKGFLMHTTRLGILDDLGQVSQLPASFTCKDLSELYHLDISYNHLRLVPRMGPSGAALGTLILRANELRSLQGNTTPHPLTHNMPPQGLLSSAVGLEQLKNLRHLDVAYNLLEGHTELAPLWLLAELRKLYLEGNPLWFHPAHRATTAQYLSPRARDAAHGFLLDGKVLSLKDLQQTSESSRLGPMTQPLSWPVGSTTETSGGPELSDSLSSGGIVAQAPLRKVKSRVRVRRASISEPSDTDPELRTLDPSPAGWFVQQHRELELLASFRERFGCDWLQYRSHLETMGSPPLATIKTPALGTPPLDAQSLETARSPPAIGEDTKESPEKVSEEGREELEPHEEEREEQEREEGSREDLGEEEEQEQKAVEAELCRPMLVCPLQGTEGVQGRECFLRVTSAHLFEVGLQAAQTLERLELQSLVSAELQSETESQREPGSEGSGPPSGAPVLVLRFSYICPDRQLRCYAVLEPEAHEAIQELLAVLTPFTSVKDQQPGEAKDPQGPRFQCLRCSCEFKPQEPRLGLESDDGWKPLFQNTESPVVCPNCGSDHVVLLAVSGEVPNRERNQEEQSSDSACDLADHSGCPSVPDGIPPQASISHGCSSWNLSPTLGHTGFRSVDHRLRLFLDVEVFSDSEEEFQCCTKVPVVLAGHTRESLCLVVVSDRMLYLLKVTGPICGPPASWLEPTLAIPLQDLSGMELGLAGQSLRLEWAAGTGHCVLLPRDARQCRAFLEELTGVLQSLPRTQRNCISATEETVTPQHRLWPLLGKDTSAETPQFFYLRAFLAEGKAESAGSSTCPVSLLLTLSTLYLLDEDPVRSHAESPLPVGSGEASEQPAPQGPGPSLQVREQQPLSSLSSVQLYRTSPLDLRLIFYDEVSRLESFWALRVVCGEQLTDLLAWIREPWEELFSIGLRTVTQEALDLDR; encoded by the exons ATGACGACCGCCCCGCGGGACTCAGTAGTGTGGAAGCTCGCGGGACTTTTGCGGGAGTCGG gGGATGCAGTTCTCTCTGGCTGTAGCACACTGAGCCTGCTAACAGCCACACTGCAGCAGCTGAACAGAGTGTTTGAACTGTACCTAGGGCCATGGGGCCCCGGCCAGACAGGCTTTGTGGCTCTTCCCTCCCACCCTGCAGACTCACCAGTCATCCTCCAGCTTCAGTTCCTTTTCGATGTGCTGCAGAAAACACTGTCACTCAAG CTGGTCCACACCCCTGGTGTTGGCCTTCCAGGGCCTATCAAGATTTTCCCCTTCAAGTCCCTTCGACAGCTGGAG CTTCGAGGAGTCCCTATCCACAGCCTGTGTGGCCTCCGTGGCATCTACTCACAGCTAGAGACCCTGGTTTGTAACAGAAGCATCCAGGCACTAGAG GAGCTCTTGTCGGCCTGCGGTGGGGACCTCTGCTCTGCCCTCCCCTGGCTAGCCTTGCTCTCTGCCGACTTCAGCTACAATGCACTTAGCAACTTAGACAGCTCCCTG CGACTCCTGTCCGCTCTGCGCTTCCTCAACCTGAGCCACAACCATATCCAGGACTGCAAAGGCTTCCTGATG CATACAACAAGGCTTGGAATACTGGATGACCTAGGGCAAGTCAGTCAGCTTCCTGCTTCGTTCACCTGTAAG GACTTATCTGAGCTGTACCATTTGGACATCTCCTATAACCACCTGCGCTTGGTGCCAAGAATGGGACCGTCAGGGGCTGCTCTGGGGACTCTGATCCTGAGGGCCAATGAGCTTCGGAGCCTTCAGG GGAACACAACACCACACCCCCTCACCCACAACATGCCTCCACAAGGCCTTCTCTCCTCTGCCGTAGGCCTGGAGCAGCTGAAGAACCTGCGGCATCTCGATGTGGCCTATAACCTTCTAGAAGGACACACAGAGCTGGCACCACTATGGCTGCTGGCTGAGCTCCGTAAG CTCTATCTGGAAGGTAACCCTTTGTGGTTCCACCCTGCGCACCGGGCAACCACCGCTCAGTACTTGTCACCTCGGGCCAGAGATGCTGCTCATGGC TTCCTTCTTGATGGCAAGGTTTTGTCCCTGAAGGATCTTCAG CAGACTTCAGAATCTTCACGGCTTGGTCCCATGACCCAACCTTTGTCCTGGCCAGTGGGGAGTACCACTGAAACCTCAGGTGGCCCTGAGCTGAGTGATAGCCTCTCCTCAGGGGGCATTGTGGCCCAGGCTCCACTTCGTAAGGTTAAG AGCCGAGTCCGTGTGAGGCGGGCTAGCATCTCTGAGCCCAGTGACACAGACCCAGAGCTTCGAACTCTGGACCCCTCCCCGGCTG GGTGGTTTGTGCAGCAACACCGGGAACTTGAGCTGCTGGCCAGCTTCCGGGAGCGGTTTGGCTGTGACTGGCTGCAGTATAGGAGCCACCTGGAGACCATGGGGAGCCCCCCTCTTGCCACCATCAAGACTCCTGCCCTTGGAACCCCTCCTCTGGATGCCCAGAGCCTGGAGACTGCACGCAGCCCTCCAGCGATAGGGGAAGACACTAAGGAATCGCCAGAGAAGGTGtcagaggaaggcagggaggagctCGAGCCCCacgaagaagagagggaagagcaggagagagaagagggatcGAGAGAGGacctgggggaggaagaggagcaggagcagaaggcagTGGAAG CAGAGCTCTGTCGCCCCATGTTGGTGTGTCCCTTGCAGGGAACTGAGGGCGTGCAAGGAAGGGAGTGCTTTCTCCGGGTCACTTCTGCCCACTTGTTTGAAGTGGGACTCCAAGCAGCCCAGACTCTGGAGCGGCTGGAGCTACAGAGCCTGGTGTCAGCTGAGCTACAGTCAGAGACTGAAAGCCAGAGAGAACCAGGGTCTGAG GGCTCAGGCCCACCCTCTGGGGCTCCAGTTCTTGTTCTGCGCTTTTCCTACATTTGTCCCGACCGGCAGTTGCGTTGCTATGCTGTGCTGGAGCCAGAGGCCCATGAAGCCATCCAG GAGCTACTTGCTGTACTGACCCCATTCACCAGCGTGAAAGACCAGCAGCCTGGGGAGGCCAAGGACCCACAGGGGCCCAGATTCCAGTGCCTGCGCTGTAGCTGTGAGTTCAAGCCTCAGGAGCCCAGGTTGGGACTGGAGAGTGACGACGGCTGGAAGCCTCTGTTTCAAAATACAG AATCTCCTGTTGTGTGTCCAAACTGTGGGAGTGACCATGTGGTTCTCCTAGCTGTGTCTGGGGAAGTCCCTAATAGAGAGCGGAACCAGGAAGAACAATCATCAGATTCTGCCTGTGACCTTGCTGACCACAGTGGCTGTCCCAGTGTGCCTGACGGCATCCCACCTCAGGCATCCATATCCCATGGCTGCAGCAGCTGGAACCTCAGCCCGA CCCTTGGACACACAGGTTTTCGATCTGTGGACCACCGACTCCGGCTCTTCCTGGATGTTGAGGTGTTCAGTGACTCCGAGGAGGAGTTCCAGTGCTGCACCAAG GTGCCGGTGGTGTTAGCAGGCCACACGAGGGAGTCTCTGTGCCTTGTGGTTGTGTCTGACCGTATGCTTTACCTGTTGAAGGTGACAGGGCCCATCTG CGGGCCTCCTGCTAGCTGGCTTGAGCCCACCCTGGCCATTCCTCTGCAGGATCTGAGTGGCATGGAGCTTGGCCTTGCAGGCCAGAGCCTTCGTTTAGAGTGGGCAGCTGGGACTGGCCACTGTGTGCTGCTGCCCCGAGATGCCAGGCAGTGCCGTGCCTTCCTTGAGGAGCTCACTG GGGTTTTGCAGTCTCTGCCTCGTACCCAGAGGAACTGCATCAGTGCTACAGAGGAGACGGTGACCCCGCAGCATCGGCTCTG GCCATTGCTGGGGAAAGATACTTCCGCAGAGACGCCCCAGTTTTTCTACCTTCGCGCCTTCCTGGCTGAAGGTAAGGCGGAGTCTGCAG gCTCCTCTACCTGTCCTGTGTCCCTGTTGCTGACGTTGTCCACCTTGTACCTATTAGATGAAGACCCTGTAAGGTCCCATGCAGAATCTCCCCTCCCAGTGGGGTCTGGTGAAGCCTCTGAGCAGCCTGCTCCCCAGGGGCCAGGTCCTTCTTTGCAGGTCAGGGAGCAGCAACCACTCAGCAGTCTGAGCTCTGTGCAGCTGTATCGCACAAGCCCCTTGGACCTGCGGCTGATCTTCTACgatgag GTGTCTCGGCTGGAGAGTTTCTGGGCACTCCGTGTTGTGTGTGGGGAGCAGCTGACAGACCTGCTGGCCTGGATTCGGGAGCCCTGGGAAGAGTTGTTTTCCATTGGACTCCGGACAGTAACCCAGGAGGCTCTGGACCTCGACCGATAA
- the Stk11ip gene encoding serine/threonine-protein kinase 11-interacting protein isoform X4 codes for MTTAPRDSVVWKLAGLLRESGDAVLSGCSTLSLLTATLQQLNRVFELYLGPWGPGQTGFVALPSHPADSPVILQLQFLFDVLQKTLSLKLVHTPGVGLPGPIKIFPFKSLRQLELRGVPIHSLCGLRGIYSQLETLVCNRSIQALEELLSACGGDLCSALPWLALLSADFSYNALSNLDSSLRLLSALRFLNLSHNHIQDCKGFLMHTTRLGILDDLGQVSQLPASFTCKDLSELYHLDISYNHLRLVPRMGPSGAALGTLILRANELRSLQGNTTPHPLTHNMPPQGLLSSAVGLEQLKNLRHLDVAYNLLEGHTELAPLWLLAELRKLYLEGNPLWFHPAHRATTAQYLSPRARDAAHGFLLDGKVLSLKDLQQTSESSRLGPMTQPLSWPVGSTTETSGGPELSDSLSSGGIVAQAPLRKVKSRVRVRRASISEPSDTDPELRTLDPSPAGWFVQQHRELELLASFRERFGCDWLQYRSHLETMGSPPLATIKTPALGTPPLDAQSLETARSPPAIGEDTKESPEKVSEEGREELEPHEEEREEQEREEGSREDLGEEEEQEQKAVEAELCRPMLVCPLQGTEGVQGRECFLRVTSAHLFEVGLQAAQTLERLELQSLVSAELQSETESQREPGSEGSGPPSGAPVLVLRFSYICPDRQLRCYAVLEPEAHEAIQELLAVLTPFTSVKDQQPGEAKDPQGPRFQCLRCSCEFKPQEPRLGLESDDGWKPLFQNTESPVVCPNCGSDHVVLLAVSGEVPNRERNQEEQSSDSACDLADHSGCPSVPDGIPPQASISHGCSSWNLSPTLGHTGFRSVDHRLRLFLDVEVFSDSEEEFQCCTKVPVVLAGHTRESLCLVVVSDRMLYLLKVTGPICGPPASWLEPTLAIPLQDLSGMELGLAGQSLRLEWAAGTGHCVLLPRDARQCRAFLEELTGVLQSLPRTQRNCISATEETVTPQHRLWPLLGKDTSAETPQFFYLRAFLAEGSSTCPVSLLLTLSTLYLLDEDPVRSHAESPLPVGSGEASEQPAPQGPGPSLQVREQQPLSSLSSVQLYRTSPLDLRLIFYDEVSRLESFWALRVVCGEQLTDLLAWIREPWEELFSIGLRTVTQEALDLDR; via the exons ATGACGACCGCCCCGCGGGACTCAGTAGTGTGGAAGCTCGCGGGACTTTTGCGGGAGTCGG gGGATGCAGTTCTCTCTGGCTGTAGCACACTGAGCCTGCTAACAGCCACACTGCAGCAGCTGAACAGAGTGTTTGAACTGTACCTAGGGCCATGGGGCCCCGGCCAGACAGGCTTTGTGGCTCTTCCCTCCCACCCTGCAGACTCACCAGTCATCCTCCAGCTTCAGTTCCTTTTCGATGTGCTGCAGAAAACACTGTCACTCAAG CTGGTCCACACCCCTGGTGTTGGCCTTCCAGGGCCTATCAAGATTTTCCCCTTCAAGTCCCTTCGACAGCTGGAG CTTCGAGGAGTCCCTATCCACAGCCTGTGTGGCCTCCGTGGCATCTACTCACAGCTAGAGACCCTGGTTTGTAACAGAAGCATCCAGGCACTAGAG GAGCTCTTGTCGGCCTGCGGTGGGGACCTCTGCTCTGCCCTCCCCTGGCTAGCCTTGCTCTCTGCCGACTTCAGCTACAATGCACTTAGCAACTTAGACAGCTCCCTG CGACTCCTGTCCGCTCTGCGCTTCCTCAACCTGAGCCACAACCATATCCAGGACTGCAAAGGCTTCCTGATG CATACAACAAGGCTTGGAATACTGGATGACCTAGGGCAAGTCAGTCAGCTTCCTGCTTCGTTCACCTGTAAG GACTTATCTGAGCTGTACCATTTGGACATCTCCTATAACCACCTGCGCTTGGTGCCAAGAATGGGACCGTCAGGGGCTGCTCTGGGGACTCTGATCCTGAGGGCCAATGAGCTTCGGAGCCTTCAGG GGAACACAACACCACACCCCCTCACCCACAACATGCCTCCACAAGGCCTTCTCTCCTCTGCCGTAGGCCTGGAGCAGCTGAAGAACCTGCGGCATCTCGATGTGGCCTATAACCTTCTAGAAGGACACACAGAGCTGGCACCACTATGGCTGCTGGCTGAGCTCCGTAAG CTCTATCTGGAAGGTAACCCTTTGTGGTTCCACCCTGCGCACCGGGCAACCACCGCTCAGTACTTGTCACCTCGGGCCAGAGATGCTGCTCATGGC TTCCTTCTTGATGGCAAGGTTTTGTCCCTGAAGGATCTTCAG CAGACTTCAGAATCTTCACGGCTTGGTCCCATGACCCAACCTTTGTCCTGGCCAGTGGGGAGTACCACTGAAACCTCAGGTGGCCCTGAGCTGAGTGATAGCCTCTCCTCAGGGGGCATTGTGGCCCAGGCTCCACTTCGTAAGGTTAAG AGCCGAGTCCGTGTGAGGCGGGCTAGCATCTCTGAGCCCAGTGACACAGACCCAGAGCTTCGAACTCTGGACCCCTCCCCGGCTG GGTGGTTTGTGCAGCAACACCGGGAACTTGAGCTGCTGGCCAGCTTCCGGGAGCGGTTTGGCTGTGACTGGCTGCAGTATAGGAGCCACCTGGAGACCATGGGGAGCCCCCCTCTTGCCACCATCAAGACTCCTGCCCTTGGAACCCCTCCTCTGGATGCCCAGAGCCTGGAGACTGCACGCAGCCCTCCAGCGATAGGGGAAGACACTAAGGAATCGCCAGAGAAGGTGtcagaggaaggcagggaggagctCGAGCCCCacgaagaagagagggaagagcaggagagagaagagggatcGAGAGAGGacctgggggaggaagaggagcaggagcagaaggcagTGGAAG CAGAGCTCTGTCGCCCCATGTTGGTGTGTCCCTTGCAGGGAACTGAGGGCGTGCAAGGAAGGGAGTGCTTTCTCCGGGTCACTTCTGCCCACTTGTTTGAAGTGGGACTCCAAGCAGCCCAGACTCTGGAGCGGCTGGAGCTACAGAGCCTGGTGTCAGCTGAGCTACAGTCAGAGACTGAAAGCCAGAGAGAACCAGGGTCTGAG GGCTCAGGCCCACCCTCTGGGGCTCCAGTTCTTGTTCTGCGCTTTTCCTACATTTGTCCCGACCGGCAGTTGCGTTGCTATGCTGTGCTGGAGCCAGAGGCCCATGAAGCCATCCAG GAGCTACTTGCTGTACTGACCCCATTCACCAGCGTGAAAGACCAGCAGCCTGGGGAGGCCAAGGACCCACAGGGGCCCAGATTCCAGTGCCTGCGCTGTAGCTGTGAGTTCAAGCCTCAGGAGCCCAGGTTGGGACTGGAGAGTGACGACGGCTGGAAGCCTCTGTTTCAAAATACAG AATCTCCTGTTGTGTGTCCAAACTGTGGGAGTGACCATGTGGTTCTCCTAGCTGTGTCTGGGGAAGTCCCTAATAGAGAGCGGAACCAGGAAGAACAATCATCAGATTCTGCCTGTGACCTTGCTGACCACAGTGGCTGTCCCAGTGTGCCTGACGGCATCCCACCTCAGGCATCCATATCCCATGGCTGCAGCAGCTGGAACCTCAGCCCGA CCCTTGGACACACAGGTTTTCGATCTGTGGACCACCGACTCCGGCTCTTCCTGGATGTTGAGGTGTTCAGTGACTCCGAGGAGGAGTTCCAGTGCTGCACCAAG GTGCCGGTGGTGTTAGCAGGCCACACGAGGGAGTCTCTGTGCCTTGTGGTTGTGTCTGACCGTATGCTTTACCTGTTGAAGGTGACAGGGCCCATCTG CGGGCCTCCTGCTAGCTGGCTTGAGCCCACCCTGGCCATTCCTCTGCAGGATCTGAGTGGCATGGAGCTTGGCCTTGCAGGCCAGAGCCTTCGTTTAGAGTGGGCAGCTGGGACTGGCCACTGTGTGCTGCTGCCCCGAGATGCCAGGCAGTGCCGTGCCTTCCTTGAGGAGCTCACTG GGGTTTTGCAGTCTCTGCCTCGTACCCAGAGGAACTGCATCAGTGCTACAGAGGAGACGGTGACCCCGCAGCATCGGCTCTG GCCATTGCTGGGGAAAGATACTTCCGCAGAGACGCCCCAGTTTTTCTACCTTCGCGCCTTCCTGGCTGAAG gCTCCTCTACCTGTCCTGTGTCCCTGTTGCTGACGTTGTCCACCTTGTACCTATTAGATGAAGACCCTGTAAGGTCCCATGCAGAATCTCCCCTCCCAGTGGGGTCTGGTGAAGCCTCTGAGCAGCCTGCTCCCCAGGGGCCAGGTCCTTCTTTGCAGGTCAGGGAGCAGCAACCACTCAGCAGTCTGAGCTCTGTGCAGCTGTATCGCACAAGCCCCTTGGACCTGCGGCTGATCTTCTACgatgag GTGTCTCGGCTGGAGAGTTTCTGGGCACTCCGTGTTGTGTGTGGGGAGCAGCTGACAGACCTGCTGGCCTGGATTCGGGAGCCCTGGGAAGAGTTGTTTTCCATTGGACTCCGGACAGTAACCCAGGAGGCTCTGGACCTCGACCGATAA